The following are encoded together in the Citrus sinensis cultivar Valencia sweet orange chromosome 1, DVS_A1.0, whole genome shotgun sequence genome:
- the LOC107176613 gene encoding uncharacterized protein LOC107176613, producing the protein MPNYVKFLQDILARKRRLGEFETVALTQESSHMLQSKIPTKLKDPESFTIPCSIGTRYASRALCDLGASINLMPLSVFKQFGVGECRPTTVTLQLADISYAYPEGKIEDILVKVDKFIFLVDIIVLDFETNKEVPIILERPFLVTGKTLIDVQKGELTIKVNDQQVTFNVLETVRNPDEVEDCNFLSVVDLVIADRMDRCCSNVLDKVTTFEDVEEEDVAAIQTDWMNKQQSDRHNRFIEHLNLSDREVKTTLPSIESPSSFKLKLLLSHLKYDYFDQNNTLPVIISSTLDAGQEQSLVDLLEKYRRAIGWTMADIKVISPSICMHKILLENCSSNSVEH; encoded by the coding sequence atgccaaattatgtgaaatttctaCAAGATATTTTGGCACGAAAAAGAAGGCTGGGAGAGTTTGAAACTGTTGCTTTAACACAGGAAAGTAGTCATATGCTCCAGAGTAAAATTCCCACAAAATTGAAAGATCCAGAGAGTTTTACAATACCCTGTTCTATAGGGACTAGGTATGCTAGCAGAGCACTTTGTGACTTGGGAGCTAGTATTAATTTGATGCCATTATCTGTATTTAAACAGTTTGGAGTAGGGGAGTGCAGACCAACAACAGTCACTCTGCAGTTAGCTGACATATCTTATGCATACCCTGAAGGAAAGATAGAGGATATATTGGTGAAGGTTGACAAATTCATCTTTCTAGTGGATATCATTGTGCTGGACTTTGAAACTAACAAAGAGGTACCCATTATACTTGAAAGACCTTTTCTAGTAACTGGAAAAACTTTGATAGATGTGCAGAAAGGAGAGCTTACCATAAAAGTGAATGATCAGCAAGTCACATTTAATGTATTAGAGACTGTGAGGAACCCTGATGAAGTAGAAGATTGCAATTTCCTAAGTGTAGTGGATCTTGTTATAGCAGACAGAATGGACAGATGCTGCAGTAATGTACTTGACAAAGTCACCACCTTTGAGGATGTTGAAGAGGAAGATGTTGCAGCAATCCAAACAGATTGGATGAACAAACAGCAATCTGATAGGCACAACAGGTTTATTGAACACCTGAATCTTTCAGACAGGGAAGTAAAAACAACTTTACCATCTATTGAATCACCTTctagttttaaattaaaattgttacttTCACATTTAAAGTATGATTATTTTGATCAAAACAACACACTCCCTGTAATCATTTCTTCTACTTTAGATGCAGGTCAAGAACAAAGTCTAGTAGATTTGCTGGAAAAATACAGAAGAGCAATTGGATGGACCATGGCAGATATAAAGGTGATAAGCCCATCCATATGTATGCATAAAATCCTGTTAGAGAATTGTTCCAGCAATTCGGTAGAGCACTAG